A portion of the Homalodisca vitripennis isolate AUS2020 chromosome 2, UT_GWSS_2.1, whole genome shotgun sequence genome contains these proteins:
- the LOC124354000 gene encoding uncharacterized protein LOC124354000, producing MESIPLAKYNIGDHLNPVVRIKRLTEEDVKKYKRIKRISELDPKNNDFLPSPGGEVSLEYMDNESGEALSTSGENGQCSSNHIHNRCSRNLKAVYEDTEDQTPRVCPKQVDLKTKISEVHHSSNECPKETDYGFDSEENSRSRNEEFLFDDPNNSIQSNLQFSDSFPQEITTDLAFFDEEILRFDHGRMLTDEEVWDGLQSLNSENVLVLPPSVCLKVRLLDEEVDRDIFPEIDFNTRLIIAPISNAQQDDHTGFNTEGSHWSLVVVDLWKQEYLYLDSIPRFNYSDALEFCKNANILLGFKHFKFIVKECRQQNDGYSCGLEVMKNAREQVELLKHNLIGSSIMTGNTAFAGKPKLVIMGDYHAQNIAELLQQIVPQFDILSDCCQGASVSITVHVISVISKFLREEDCILVITGTEETKPRDYPIAALHISEIITKTNTAGTLVDEVPSFRFCLIRQNAKCQKDSDESLQDNLIDSLS from the exons ATGGAGAGTATCCCACTGGCAAAATACAACATAGGAGACCATCTGAATCCTGTTGTAAGAATTAAACGTTTAACTGAGGAGGATGTTAAGAAGTATAAGCGAATTAAGAGAATTTCTGAG TTGGATCCAAAAAACAATGATTTTCTGCCAAGTCCTGGAGGTGAAGTCAGCTTGGAATATATGGATAATGAGTCAGGTGAGGCTTTATCAACATCTGGAGAAAACGGCCAATGTTCCAGCAACCATATCCATAACAGATGCTCTAGAAATCTGAAGGCAGTTTATGAAGATACTGAAGATCAAACACCACGGGTATGTCCCAAACAAGTAGATCTTAAGACAAAAATATCTGAAGTGCACCATAGTAGTAACGAATGCCCCAAAGAGACAGATTATGGTTTTGACAGCGAGGAGAATAGTAGATCACGGAATGAAGAATTTTTGTTTGACGATCCAAATAATTCAATTCAGTCCAATTTGCAGTTTTCAGACAGCTTTCCACAAGAAATTACAACCGATTTGGCTTTCTTCGATGAAGAAATTCTTCGATTTGATCATGGCCGGATGTTAACTGATGAAGAGGTCTGGGATGGATTGCAAAGCCTGAACTCAGAAAATGTATTAGTGTTACCCCCGAGTGTCTGTTTGAAGGTGAGGCTATTAGATGAGGAAGTTGACAGAGACATATTTCCAGAGATTGACTTCAACACTCGTTTGATTATAGCCCCCATATCCAATGCACAGCAAGATGATCATACAGGGTTTAATACAGAAGGCAGCCACTGGAGCTTGGTTGTGGTGGATTTGTGGAAACAAGAATATTTATACCTTGACTCTATTCCAAGGTTCAATTATTCTGATGCTCTGGAATTCTGTAAGAATGCCAATATTTTGTTAGGTTTCAAGCATTTCAAGTTCATTGTAAAAGAATGCCGGCAGCAAAATGATGGCTATAGTTGCGGTCTTGAGGTGATGAAGAACGCTCGAGAACAAGTAGAACTGTTGAAACATAACCTTATAGGATCGTCCATTATGACAGGGAACACTGCATTTGCTGGGAAACCCAAGTTGGTAATAATGGGGGACTATCATGCCCAAAACATCGCAGAACTCCTTCAACAGATAGTTCCACAGTTTGATATACTGAGCGATTGCTGTCAAGGAGCTTCCGTGAGTATCACGGTTCATGTCATATCGGTTATCTCAAAATTCCTACGAGAGGAAGATTGTATTCTTGTGATCACTGGAACTGAAGAGACAAAGCCCAGGGACTATCCCATAGCTGCACTACACATATCAGAGATAATCACCAAGACTAACACTGCAGGAACCTTGGTTGACGAGGTGCCTTCCTTCAGGTTCTGTCTGATCCGTCAGAACGCCAAGTGCCAAAAGGATAGTGATGAATCTTTGCAGGACAACTTGATTGATAGTTTAAGTTAG